In Apium graveolens cultivar Ventura chromosome 10, ASM990537v1, whole genome shotgun sequence, the following are encoded in one genomic region:
- the LOC141690598 gene encoding protein FAR1-RELATED SEQUENCE 5-like has protein sequence MIICPSISDYSFCGDFSRSGNDVVIGIVTDLSSIESKRSVRNYTICPGGNRYHIPSFVVDNGVPYTNQIFESVDQGYRFYKAYARLGGFSVHKTTENIDDAGTVLLKHYVCSCEGFNNPKDNPKVLKKRRFVTRRCGCKEKMVLKYMAPNKYFVYCSVGHHNHPLTCKKGRYFLHSSREMITSLRNIYHNGAKINIGVIKSFSFAKEMYGGYANIGTLLQDFRNFNRDLKLFIGDKDAQMMIEKFKRMQEKSKGFYFAYDVDSEGHLTKSFIIRYNLIFAPFTGVEKHDRCVTFASCLLAHESAADYSWAFGHLVKAMELNLILIITNQCPSMKVSICDVFSDVNGLVRSKNHLCMWHIMENFSVKLGNRLYKETDFM, from the exons ATGATTATATGCCCATCTATTAGTGATT atTCGTTTTGCGGTGATTTTTCTAGGAGTGGCAATGATGTTGTTATTGGTATTGTTACTGATCTTTCTTCAATAGAAAGTAAAAGAAGTGTGAGAAATTATACTATATGTCCTGGTGGTAATAGGTATCATATACCTAGTTTTGTTGTTGATAATGGCGTGCCTTACACTAATCAGATTTTTGAGAGTGTAGATCAAGGTTACCGGTTTTATAAGGCTTATGCTCGTTTGGGTGGTTTTAGTGTTCACAAAACAACTGAAAATATAGATGATGCCGGTACTGTTCTGTTGAAACATTATGTTTGTAGCTGTGAAGGGTTCAATAATCCTAAGGATAATCCAAAAGTTTTGAAGAAGAGGCGTTTTGTTACTCGTAGGTGTGGATGTAAAGAAAAGATGGTTTTGAAGTATATGGCTCCGAATAAATATTTTGTGTACTGCTCTGTTGGACATCACAATCATCCTTTGACATGTAAAAAAGGTCGTTATTTTTTACATTCTAGTCGTGAGATGATTACTAGTTTGAGGAATATTTACCATAACGGTGCAAAGATCAATATTGGTGTTATTAAGTCATTTAGTTTTGCCAAAGAAATGTATGGTGGATATGCTAATATTGGTACTTTGCTGCAAGATTTCAGGAACTTCAATAGGGATTTGAAATTGTTTATTGGTGATAAGGATGCGCAGATGATGATTGAAAAATTCAAACGTATGCAGGAGAAATCTAAAGGCTTTTATTTTGCTTATGATGTTGATTCTGAAGGCCACCTAACAAAG AGTTTTATTATAAG GTATAATTTGATTTTTGCACCATTCACTGGTGTTGAAAAACATGACAGATGTGTAACTTTTGCATCATGTCTTCTTGCACACGAGAGTGCTGCTGATTACAGTTGGGCTTTTGGTCATCTTGTAAAGGCAATGGAACTGAATCTTATTTTGATTATTACTAATCAATGTCCTTCTATGAAGGTGTCTATATGTGATGTATTTTCTGATGTCAACGGTCTTGTTCGTAGTAAGAACCATTTATGCATGTGGCATATTATGGAAAATTTCTCAGTTAAG CTTGGTAATCGATTATACAAAGAGACAGACTTTATGTAG